The Mixta hanseatica genome includes a region encoding these proteins:
- a CDS encoding malonate decarboxylase holo-ACP synthase, whose protein sequence is MLPRPHDLIWLNDPQALTGDLPEWVAQQWRPALPLVVRRDRHPAGLIAVGIRGMGRERRAAAWLPAEAIVRCVTPESLVDLAQLLRSAFVSQQPVQAAILLAQQSWPWPWGVTGSCGYALATDVPVLHSASDLDLLIRAPQPLPPAAFQRWQQQVSRLPCRADTQVETPNGAFALNEWLRDGRALLKTNRGPRLVSNPWQAKMEESDR, encoded by the coding sequence ATGTTACCGCGTCCCCACGACCTTATCTGGCTTAACGATCCGCAGGCGCTAACAGGCGATCTGCCTGAATGGGTCGCGCAGCAGTGGCGGCCCGCGCTGCCGCTGGTGGTGCGCCGGGACAGGCACCCGGCCGGATTGATCGCCGTGGGGATCCGCGGTATGGGACGTGAACGGCGCGCCGCAGCCTGGCTGCCCGCCGAGGCGATTGTACGCTGCGTGACGCCGGAATCGCTGGTGGATCTGGCACAGCTGCTGCGTTCCGCTTTTGTTTCGCAGCAGCCGGTTCAGGCGGCGATCCTGCTGGCGCAGCAGTCATGGCCGTGGCCGTGGGGCGTGACCGGCAGCTGCGGCTATGCGCTGGCCACCGATGTGCCGGTGCTGCACAGCGCCAGCGATCTCGATCTGTTGATTCGCGCGCCGCAGCCCTTGCCGCCCGCCGCGTTTCAGCGCTGGCAGCAGCAGGTTTCGCGCCTGCCGTGCCGGGCGGACACCCAGGTAGAAACGCCCAACGGCGCTTTTGCCCTGAATGAGTGGCTGCGCGATGGACGGGCGCTGCTGAAAACCAACCGGGGGCCGCGGCTGGTGAGCAATCCCTGGCAGGCGAAAATGGAGGAATCAGACCGATGA
- a CDS encoding AEC family transporter, with translation MTYIILHALAPIFIIMLLGFMAGKAKMVDNKNVALLNIFVMDFALPAALFSATVQTPWSGIVEQMPLVVVLTLAMWITYAVIYFICIKWFHKSPQDAAVLTLTVALPNYAALGLPILGSVLGETGATSLSVAVSIACGSVLMTPFCLLILEREKARTAGTVQGSSLTMLPVLMWRSVKKPIVWGPLLGVVLSALGVHMPDLVLTAIKPLGLAATAAALFLTGLILSARQLKLNGAVALSSVTKLLIQPLIAWALVLMMGLHGSLAITAILMIALSAGFFGVVFGNRFGVQSPDAEAALLISSVLCIVTLPLFISLTAGM, from the coding sequence ATGACTTACATTATTCTCCACGCACTTGCTCCTATATTCATCATTATGCTGTTAGGCTTTATGGCCGGTAAGGCAAAAATGGTGGATAACAAGAACGTCGCTTTACTGAATATTTTTGTAATGGATTTTGCTCTGCCGGCGGCGCTGTTTAGCGCTACCGTGCAGACACCATGGAGCGGTATTGTCGAACAGATGCCGCTGGTGGTGGTCCTGACGCTGGCGATGTGGATTACCTACGCTGTTATCTACTTTATCTGCATCAAGTGGTTCCATAAGTCGCCGCAGGATGCCGCCGTGCTGACATTGACGGTCGCGCTACCGAACTATGCCGCGCTGGGTCTGCCGATTTTGGGCAGCGTGTTGGGCGAAACCGGCGCCACTTCGCTTTCGGTTGCGGTCTCTATCGCCTGCGGCTCGGTGCTGATGACCCCCTTCTGCCTGCTGATTCTGGAGCGTGAAAAAGCGCGCACGGCGGGTACCGTACAGGGTTCTTCGTTGACTATGCTGCCGGTATTAATGTGGCGTTCAGTGAAAAAACCGATCGTCTGGGGTCCGTTGCTGGGCGTGGTGCTGTCGGCGCTGGGTGTTCATATGCCCGATCTGGTACTGACGGCGATCAAACCGCTGGGCCTGGCCGCAACTGCCGCTGCGCTGTTCCTCACCGGGCTGATTCTGTCGGCGCGTCAGCTGAAGCTGAACGGCGCGGTTGCGCTCTCCAGCGTGACTAAACTGCTGATCCAGCCGCTGATCGCCTGGGCGCTGGTGCTGATGATGGGCCTGCACGGTTCGCTGGCGATTACCGCGATCCTGATGATTGCGCTCTCTGCCGGTTTCTTCGGCGTAGTGTTCGGCAACCGGTTTGGCGTGCAGTCTCCTGATGCGGAAGCCGCCTTGCTGATCAGTTCCGTGCTCTGTATTGTCACATTGCCTTTATTTATCTCTTTAACTGCAGGAATGTAA
- the mdcE gene encoding biotin-independent malonate decarboxylase subunit gamma, translating into MKTNSRGEIWLSLLSQDAPRLGGLCPSVQVADAELDGESVRYIAVVPDENNHFPRAAGGEVGLLEGWTLAKVVHETIAADEQAERKRPIVAVIDVPSQAYGRREEAFGIHQALAASAAAWAQARLAGHPVIGLIVGKAMSGAFLAHGYQANRLIAFNDPGVMIHAMGQASAARITLRSVEALIELASTVPPMAYDVKNFQTLGILDEMLNIAKPDAPGEQEKQQVTESLTRAIKDARAGDRTLKHRLRGDNRRSSALVRERMRAHW; encoded by the coding sequence ATGAAAACCAACAGTCGTGGCGAGATTTGGCTATCGCTGCTGAGTCAGGACGCGCCGCGTTTAGGCGGCCTGTGTCCGTCGGTGCAGGTGGCGGATGCCGAGCTGGACGGTGAAAGCGTGCGTTATATCGCTGTGGTACCCGATGAAAACAACCATTTTCCGCGCGCAGCGGGAGGGGAAGTCGGCCTGCTGGAAGGCTGGACGCTGGCGAAAGTGGTGCATGAAACCATTGCCGCCGATGAGCAGGCGGAACGTAAACGCCCAATCGTGGCGGTGATTGATGTGCCGAGTCAGGCCTATGGCCGTCGTGAAGAAGCCTTTGGCATTCATCAGGCGCTGGCAGCCTCGGCGGCGGCCTGGGCGCAGGCGCGTCTGGCCGGCCATCCGGTCATTGGTCTGATCGTCGGCAAAGCGATGTCCGGCGCGTTTCTGGCGCACGGCTATCAGGCAAACCGGCTGATCGCTTTTAACGATCCCGGCGTAATGATCCACGCCATGGGGCAGGCGTCAGCGGCGCGTATCACGCTGCGCAGCGTGGAAGCGCTGATCGAGCTGGCCTCTACCGTGCCGCCGATGGCATATGACGTCAAAAACTTCCAGACGCTGGGCATCCTCGATGAAATGCTGAATATCGCCAAACCTGATGCCCCGGGCGAACAGGAAAAACAGCAGGTGACCGAGTCGCTGACTCGCGCCATTAAAGATGCGCGTGCGGGCGATCGCACTCTGAAGCATCGTCTACGTGGCGACAACCGCCGCAGCTCTGCGCTGGTGCGCGAACGTATGCGCGCGCACTGGTAA
- a CDS encoding biotin-independent malonate decarboxylase subunit beta, whose amino-acid sequence MRNDSSFIELRARERARLLLDEGSYRELLDPFDGVMSPWLPMQGIVPQADDGMIVAKGTIEGKPTVVIAIEGTFQGGSMGEVSGAKMAAALELAAEDHRRGVPTQAVLCLETGGVRLQEANLGLAAIADIHAAIVDLRRYTPVVGVIAGTVGCFGGMSIAAGLCSTLIVTREARLGLNGPQVIEQEAGIEEYDSRDRPFIWRMTGGEARYRSGLADVLVNDGVHAVKEAVTQALMRGVPAQHRTDNYQDMLARLNKVDTTQQPETEQIQQFFAGDAL is encoded by the coding sequence ATGCGTAACGATAGCAGTTTTATTGAACTGCGGGCGCGTGAACGTGCACGCCTGCTGCTGGATGAGGGTAGTTACCGCGAACTGCTCGATCCGTTCGACGGCGTTATGTCGCCGTGGCTGCCGATGCAGGGCATCGTGCCGCAGGCCGATGACGGCATGATCGTCGCCAAAGGCACAATAGAGGGCAAGCCCACGGTGGTGATCGCTATCGAAGGCACCTTTCAGGGCGGCAGCATGGGTGAAGTCTCCGGCGCGAAAATGGCGGCGGCGTTAGAGCTGGCGGCGGAAGATCATCGTCGCGGCGTACCGACGCAGGCGGTGCTTTGTCTGGAAACCGGCGGCGTACGCCTGCAGGAAGCTAACCTGGGCCTGGCGGCGATTGCGGACATTCATGCAGCGATTGTCGATCTGCGTCGCTATACCCCGGTAGTGGGCGTGATTGCCGGTACCGTGGGCTGCTTTGGCGGGATGTCGATTGCCGCTGGCCTGTGCAGCACGCTGATCGTGACCCGTGAAGCGCGTCTGGGGCTGAACGGTCCGCAGGTTATCGAACAGGAAGCGGGCATTGAAGAATATGACTCGCGCGATCGTCCATTTATCTGGCGGATGACCGGCGGTGAGGCACGCTATCGCAGCGGGCTGGCCGACGTGCTGGTTAATGATGGCGTACATGCGGTGAAAGAGGCGGTAACCCAGGCGCTGATGCGCGGCGTTCCGGCGCAGCACCGCACCGATAACTATCAGGACATGCTGGCGCGGCTGAATAAAGTGGATACCACTCAACAGCCAGAAACTGAACAGATTCAACAATTTTTTGCGGGGGATGCGCTATGA
- the mdcC gene encoding malonate decarboxylase acyl carrier protein: protein MEQITLSYPATRTLYGRALAGVVGSGDMEALFVADQGERLEVSITTSIVNFEARWRALFDRLSTLTELPSGQLTIHDFGATPGVARIRIEQVFEEAADA from the coding sequence ATGGAACAAATCACACTTTCTTACCCCGCCACTCGCACCCTGTATGGCCGTGCGCTGGCTGGCGTTGTGGGCTCCGGTGATATGGAAGCCCTGTTTGTCGCCGATCAAGGCGAAAGGCTGGAAGTCAGCATCACGACTTCGATTGTTAATTTTGAAGCACGCTGGCGCGCGTTGTTTGACCGTCTCAGTACGCTGACCGAGCTGCCGTCAGGTCAGCTGACGATCCATGATTTTGGCGCTACGCCGGGCGTTGCGCGTATTCGTATCGAACAGGTATTTGAGGAGGCGGCTGATGCGTAA
- a CDS encoding triphosphoribosyl-dephospho-CoA synthase, translating into MATQPQLSPQRAETLALRLAEQATAALIAEARLTPKPGLVDGRGSGAHQDLNLALMERSAHALQPTFYALALYSWLRPADVALRQQVGELGRSGEAQMMAATQGVNTHRGAIWALGLLVSGAAMLNGKATATAVCQAAAALARLPDERAPRSFSKGLRATQRYRVPGAREEAQQAFPHIIQLALPQLRRSRAAGAAEAEARIDALMAIMTSLSDTCVLSRAGLTGLQTMQQGAQQVLDLGGCATAAGGQALARLDAAMLKLNASPGGAADLLAATLFLDGICLPTD; encoded by the coding sequence ATGGCAACCCAACCGCAACTCTCACCGCAGCGTGCCGAAACGCTGGCCTTACGGCTGGCAGAGCAGGCGACCGCCGCCCTGATCGCGGAAGCGCGATTGACGCCGAAGCCGGGTCTGGTTGACGGGCGCGGCAGCGGGGCGCATCAGGATTTAAACCTGGCGCTGATGGAGCGATCCGCCCACGCGTTGCAGCCGACCTTTTATGCGCTGGCGTTATACAGCTGGCTGCGACCAGCAGATGTTGCGCTGCGTCAGCAGGTCGGCGAGCTGGGGCGTAGCGGCGAAGCGCAGATGATGGCCGCCACGCAGGGGGTAAACACCCACCGCGGCGCTATTTGGGCGCTGGGGCTATTGGTCAGCGGCGCGGCCATGCTGAACGGCAAAGCGACCGCCACGGCGGTTTGCCAGGCTGCCGCCGCGCTGGCCCGTCTGCCGGACGAACGCGCCCCGCGCAGCTTCAGTAAAGGGTTGCGGGCCACGCAGCGTTATCGGGTGCCCGGCGCGCGCGAAGAGGCGCAGCAGGCCTTTCCGCACATTATCCAGCTGGCTTTACCGCAGCTGCGGCGCAGCCGGGCGGCAGGCGCCGCGGAAGCGGAAGCGCGTATTGACGCCCTGATGGCGATCATGACCTCGCTGAGCGATACCTGCGTGCTGTCGCGCGCCGGCCTGACCGGGCTACAGACGATGCAGCAGGGCGCGCAGCAGGTGCTGGACCTCGGCGGCTGCGCCACCGCTGCCGGAGGCCAGGCGCTGGCCCGTCTTGATGCCGCGATGCTGAAGCTGAACGCTTCGCCGGGCGGCGCGGCCGATCTGCTGGCGGCCACGCTGTTTCTCGATGGTATTTGCTTACCTACAGATTGA
- a CDS encoding response regulator transcription factor, producing the protein MINSVFIVDDHPFICSGIKAYLRANGYTIAGIAQDGVSVIADVGLHRPDLVIMDLNIPGRDGMQVIESLKRVNAQQKIIVLTASESEFHMQRCLLLGVDGYLCKNHDITQLLQAIRSMEKGIKFYPCSHNTEVKSLHPESEKLMTLSRRELMVLRKLAAGYSNKEIALQLSLSNKTISTYKIKILRKLGIKSVVDINEVAKRNYLV; encoded by the coding sequence ATGATTAACAGTGTATTTATTGTGGATGACCACCCATTTATCTGCTCCGGCATTAAGGCTTATTTACGTGCTAATGGCTATACCATTGCCGGTATCGCGCAGGATGGCGTGTCGGTGATTGCGGATGTCGGCCTGCATCGTCCCGACCTGGTTATTATGGATCTCAATATCCCCGGCAGGGACGGGATGCAGGTCATTGAAAGCCTGAAACGCGTTAACGCACAACAGAAGATTATCGTATTAACCGCCTCCGAAAGCGAGTTCCATATGCAACGCTGTCTGCTGCTGGGCGTTGACGGCTACCTGTGTAAAAACCATGATATTACGCAACTGCTACAGGCAATCCGCAGCATGGAGAAAGGCATTAAATTCTATCCCTGCTCGCATAATACCGAAGTAAAATCGCTGCATCCGGAAAGCGAAAAATTAATGACGCTCTCCCGCCGTGAGTTAATGGTGCTCAGGAAACTGGCCGCAGGCTACTCCAATAAAGAAATAGCCTTGCAGCTTTCACTTAGCAATAAAACCATCAGCACTTATAAAATTAAAATATTGCGTAAGCTGGGTATCAAAAGCGTGGTTGATATTAATGAAGTCGCTAAAAGAAACTACCTGGTTTAA
- a CDS encoding YlaC family protein, whose product MRTLPDAAVNDILNHPSTPEHVKAGIHKLMTLKDEVDFYDVYHLTWGNKPADSV is encoded by the coding sequence GTGCGTACCCTGCCAGACGCAGCGGTGAACGATATTCTTAACCATCCCTCTACGCCGGAGCACGTTAAAGCGGGCATTCATAAGCTGATGACGCTGAAAGACGAAGTCGATTTTTATGATGTCTATCATCTGACCTGGGGCAATAAGCCCGCCGACAGCGTGTGA
- a CDS encoding PLP-dependent aminotransferase family protein: MAKYLQLVEQIQAQIDAEVWLPGEKLPSLRDQVSLSGMSLMTVMHAYQVLESQGTIVSRPQSGYYVAPRAEFLSQPVNHQKVQLAEAVDINSFIFDVLQACRDPLMIPFGSAFPDPELFPQRQLMRALNNVSHSLTPGDAINNLPPGNEALRKTLARRYAQQGIAVSPDEIVITNGAMEALNLSLQAVTEPGDWVVVENPTFYGALQAIERLKLKAVAIATDPQHGMDLNELEQALKRWPIKACWLMTNQQNPVGFTLSREKKRSLVALLATHQVALIEDDVYSELYFGADKPLPAKAFDRHGSVLHCSSFSKNLVAGFRVGWVAAGKQAQRIQRLQLMSTLSTSAPMQLALANYLGTRSYDSHLRKLRQVLEQRKNLARQSLKRHLPYGAKINDSRGGYFLWIELPGQVNATQLYYRALEHNISIAPGSMFSSGQQYANYFRFNTSWPWDSAQEAAVAILGGLIAAMM, encoded by the coding sequence ATGGCGAAATACCTTCAGCTGGTGGAGCAAATCCAGGCGCAAATTGATGCCGAAGTCTGGCTGCCAGGCGAAAAACTTCCTTCGCTACGCGATCAGGTTAGCCTGAGCGGCATGAGTCTGATGACGGTAATGCATGCTTATCAGGTGCTGGAAAGTCAGGGCACCATCGTTTCACGTCCGCAATCCGGCTACTATGTCGCGCCGCGCGCCGAATTTCTTAGCCAGCCGGTTAACCATCAAAAGGTGCAGCTGGCGGAAGCGGTCGATATCAATTCCTTTATTTTCGACGTATTACAGGCCTGCCGCGATCCGTTGATGATCCCGTTCGGCTCCGCCTTTCCCGATCCGGAGCTTTTTCCGCAGCGGCAGCTGATGCGTGCGCTGAATAATGTTTCCCATAGCCTGACGCCGGGCGACGCCATCAATAACCTGCCGCCGGGCAATGAAGCGCTGCGCAAAACGCTGGCGCGCCGCTATGCGCAGCAGGGCATCGCCGTCTCGCCGGATGAAATTGTGATTACTAACGGCGCGATGGAGGCGCTCAACCTGAGTCTGCAGGCGGTTACCGAACCGGGTGACTGGGTGGTGGTGGAAAACCCGACCTTTTATGGCGCGCTGCAGGCCATTGAGCGCTTAAAACTGAAGGCGGTGGCCATCGCCACCGATCCGCAGCACGGCATGGATTTAAACGAGCTGGAGCAGGCGTTAAAACGCTGGCCGATTAAAGCCTGCTGGTTGATGACCAACCAGCAAAATCCGGTGGGTTTTACCCTAAGCCGGGAGAAAAAAAGATCGCTGGTAGCGCTGCTGGCGACGCATCAGGTGGCGCTGATCGAGGATGACGTTTACAGCGAACTTTACTTCGGCGCCGATAAGCCGTTGCCGGCAAAGGCGTTCGATCGCCATGGCAGCGTACTGCACTGCTCATCCTTTTCCAAAAATTTAGTGGCGGGTTTTCGCGTGGGCTGGGTGGCGGCAGGCAAACAGGCGCAGCGTATTCAGCGTCTTCAGCTAATGAGTACGCTTTCCACCAGTGCGCCGATGCAGCTGGCGTTGGCGAATTATCTGGGAACCCGTAGCTATGACAGTCATCTGCGCAAGCTGCGTCAGGTACTGGAACAGCGTAAAAATCTGGCCCGGCAGTCGCTTAAGCGTCATTTGCCGTACGGGGCTAAAATCAACGATTCGCGCGGCGGCTACTTTCTGTGGATTGAACTACCGGGGCAGGTAAATGCAACGCAGCTCTATTACCGCGCGCTGGAACATAATATCAGTATCGCCCCGGGCAGCATGTTTTCCTCGGGGCAGCAGTATGCCAACTATTTCCGCTTTAACACATCCTGGCCGTGGGACAGCGCGCAGGAAGCCGCTGTGGCCATCCTGGGAGGGTTGATCGCCGCCATGATGTAA
- a CDS encoding putative bifunctional diguanylate cyclase/phosphodiesterase: MLVTSYDTVMVIVSIIVAFLASYTALDMAGRVVNSTGKAAQVWLLGGGFAMGIGIWAMHFIGMLAMHMPMMMSYDGPLTLLSMIIAIAASLFALWIVCYGDLRWLRLSYGALVLGSGVAAMHYTGMAALMFEPGIIWDWRWVVLSVLIALLASGIALWLAFRLRNGAGRLALLRAGAAVVMGFAIAGMHYSGMAAASFPTQGHMMHHGVDSDWLAILVAVVTLSILGITLLVSMLDARLQARTSMLASSLAEANRELAQLALQDNLTRLPNRILLEDRLDQAINKATRENTRFALMFMDLDGFKAINDAFGHHIGDSLLVAVTERMTTNISGHYTLARLGGDEFVLLMEIEEPNDAAVTADALVKLIEKPFNISRYELNVSLSIGIAVYPGDGVDERELMFNADAAMYHTKNNGRNGYYFFQPSMNTIAQNQLQLINDLWLALDSDELRLFYQPKYTAPSGPIVGFEALLRWQHPRRGLLTPDLFLPLAEKSGLIISVGNWVINEACRQLHEWRQQGHKNWSVAVNLSARQFEQNSLVDTVVTALEKHQIPPHLLTLEVTETTAMLNPDESVRILTALTDLGVNASIDDFGTGYSSLLYLKRLPASELKIDRAFVNELSENSGDATIVSAIVALAQSLNLKVVAEGVETPEQQAFLTHLGCDSLQGYLLGKPIPPDRINELKEYIKTTDSTPVA, translated from the coding sequence TCGTCTCGATAATCGTGGCTTTCCTGGCGTCATATACCGCGCTGGATATGGCAGGTCGAGTGGTCAACAGCACCGGCAAAGCGGCGCAGGTATGGCTGCTTGGCGGTGGGTTTGCCATGGGTATCGGCATCTGGGCGATGCACTTTATCGGCATGCTGGCGATGCACATGCCGATGATGATGAGCTACGACGGCCCATTAACGCTGCTGTCGATGATTATCGCCATCGCCGCCTCGCTCTTTGCCTTGTGGATCGTCTGCTACGGCGATCTGCGCTGGTTGCGCTTAAGCTATGGCGCGCTGGTGCTGGGCAGCGGCGTGGCGGCGATGCATTACACCGGCATGGCCGCGCTGATGTTCGAGCCGGGAATTATCTGGGACTGGCGCTGGGTAGTTCTGTCGGTGCTTATTGCGCTGCTGGCGTCAGGTATCGCCCTGTGGCTGGCGTTCCGGCTGCGTAACGGCGCGGGCCGGCTGGCGTTGCTGCGTGCCGGCGCAGCGGTGGTGATGGGCTTCGCTATCGCCGGCATGCACTATAGCGGTATGGCCGCCGCCAGCTTTCCCACCCAGGGACATATGATGCATCATGGCGTCGACAGCGACTGGCTGGCAATTCTGGTAGCGGTGGTCACGCTTTCTATTCTAGGGATTACGCTATTGGTTTCGATGCTGGATGCGCGTCTGCAGGCACGCACTTCCATGCTGGCCTCTTCACTGGCGGAAGCTAACCGCGAGCTGGCGCAGCTGGCGTTGCAGGATAACCTGACGCGTCTGCCGAACCGTATTCTGCTGGAGGACCGGCTCGATCAGGCGATTAATAAGGCGACGCGGGAAAACACGCGTTTTGCGCTGATGTTTATGGATCTTGACGGCTTTAAGGCGATCAACGATGCCTTTGGCCATCATATCGGCGACAGCCTGCTGGTGGCGGTGACGGAACGTATGACCACCAATATCAGCGGACACTATACGCTGGCGCGATTGGGCGGTGATGAGTTTGTCCTGTTAATGGAGATCGAGGAGCCGAACGATGCCGCGGTTACTGCAGATGCGCTGGTTAAGCTGATTGAGAAGCCCTTTAACATTTCACGCTATGAACTGAACGTTTCGCTGAGTATCGGCATTGCGGTTTATCCGGGAGATGGTGTGGATGAACGTGAACTGATGTTTAACGCCGATGCCGCCATGTATCACACCAAAAATAACGGGCGCAACGGTTATTATTTCTTCCAGCCTTCAATGAACACCATTGCGCAAAACCAGCTTCAGCTGATCAACGATTTATGGCTGGCGCTGGATAGCGATGAGCTGCGCCTGTTCTACCAGCCGAAATATACGGCGCCAAGCGGGCCGATTGTCGGCTTTGAAGCGCTGCTGCGCTGGCAGCACCCACGGCGCGGCCTGCTGACGCCGGATCTATTCCTGCCGCTGGCGGAAAAAAGCGGCCTGATTATTAGCGTTGGCAATTGGGTGATTAACGAAGCGTGCCGCCAGCTGCACGAATGGCGTCAACAGGGCCATAAAAACTGGTCGGTGGCGGTTAATCTGTCGGCGCGGCAGTTTGAACAGAACAGCCTGGTGGATACCGTAGTGACGGCGCTGGAAAAACATCAAATCCCACCGCATCTGCTGACGCTGGAGGTGACGGAAACTACCGCGATGCTCAATCCCGACGAAAGCGTACGCATTCTTACCGCGCTGACCGACCTCGGCGTAAACGCCTCGATTGATGACTTTGGTACCGGCTATTCCAGCCTGCTTTACCTGAAACGTCTGCCCGCCAGCGAGTTGAAAATCGATCGCGCCTTTGTCAACGAACTTAGCGAGAACAGCGGAGACGCCACTATTGTCTCGGCGATCGTGGCGTTGGCGCAGTCGCTTAATCTTAAGGTGGTGGCGGAAGGGGTAGAGACGCCTGAGCAACAGGCCTTCTTAACCCATCTCGGCTGTGACAGTTTGCAGGGCTACCTGCTGGGGAAACCGATTCCTCCCGATCGCATTAATGAGCTAAAGGAATATATTAAAACTACCGATTCCACTCCGGTCGCCTGA